The genomic DNA aaaagttagttttggtataagttaggttttttcgaataagttagttttggtataagttaggttttttcgaaaaagttagttttggtataagttaggtttttaagaaaaagttagttttggtataagttaggttttttcgaaaaagttagttttggtataagttaggttttttcgaaaaagttagttttggtataagttaggttttttagaaaaagttagttttggtataagttaggttttttagaaaaagttagttttggtaaaagttgggttttttcgaaaaagtaaggttttttagaaaaagttagttttggtataagttaggtttttatgaaaaagttaggttttttcgaaaaagttagttttggtataagttaggttttttcgaaaaagttagttttggtaaaagttaggttttttcgaaaaagttagttttggtacaagttaggtttttaagaaaaagttagttttggtataagttaggttttttcgaaaaagttagttttggtataagtaaggttttttagaaaaagttagttttggtaaaagttaggttttttcgaaaaagtaaggttttttcgaaaaagttagttttggtataagttaggtttttaagaaaaagttagttttggtataagttaggtttttaagaaaaagttagttttggtataagttaggtttttatgaaaaagttaggtattttcgaaaaagttagttttggtataagttaggtttttaagaaaaagttagttttggtataagttaggttttttcgaaaaagttagttttggtataagttaggtttttaagaaaaagttagttttggtataagttaggttttttcgaaaaagttagttttggtataagttaggttttttcgaaaaagttagttttggtaaaagtaaggttttttagaaaaagttagttttggtataagttaggttttttcgaaaaagttagttttggtataagttaggttttttcgaaaaagttagttttggtataaattaggttttttcgaaaaagttagttttggtataagttaggttttttagaaaaagttagttttggtataagttaggatttttcgaaaaagttagttttggtataagttaggttttttagaaaaagttagttttggtataagttaggttttttcgaaaaagttagttttggtataagttaggttttttagaaaaagttagttttggtataagttaggttttttcgaaaaagttagttttggtataagttaggttttttcgaaaaagttagttttggtataaattaggttttttcgaaaaagttagttttggtataagttaggtttttaagaaaaagttagttttggtataagttgggttttttcttaaaagttagttttggtataagttaggtttttttagaaaaagttatttttggtataagttaggttttttcgaaaaagttagttttggtataagttgggttttttcttaaaagttagttttggtataagttaggttttttcgaaaaagttagttttggtataagttaggttttttcgaaaaagttagttttggtataagttaggtttttaagaaaaagttagttttggtataagttaggttttttcgaaaaagttagttttggtataagttaggttttttcgaaaaagttagttttggtataagttaggttttttcgaaaaagttagttttggtataagttaggttttttcgaaaaagttagttttggtataagttaggttttttcgaaaaagttagttttggtataagttaggtttttaagaaaaagttagttttggtataagttattttttttcgaaaaagttagttttggtataagttaggtttttaagaaaaagttagttttggtataagttaggttttttcgaaaaagttagttttggtataagttaggtttttatgaaaaagttaggttttttcgaaaaagttagttttggtataagttaggtttttaagaaaaagttagttttggtataagttaggtttttgagaaaaagttagttttagtataagttaggttttttagaaaaagttagttttggtataagttaggttttttcgaaaaagttagttttggtataagttaggttttttcgaaaaagttagttttggtataagttaggtttttaagaaaaagttagttttggtataagttaggttttttcgaaaaagttagttttggtataagttaggttttttcgaaaaagttagttttggtataagttaggttttttagaaaaagttagttttggtataagttaggttttttagaaaaagttagttttggtaaaagttgggttttttcgaaaaagtaaggttttttagaaaaagttagttttggtataagttaggtttttatgaaaaagttaggttttttcgaaaaagttagttttggtataagttaggttttttcgaaaaagttagttttggtaaaagttaagttttttcgaaaaagttagttttggtacaagttaggtttttaagaaaaagttagttttggtataagttaggttttttagaaaaagttagttttggtataagttaggtttttaagaaaaagttagttttggtataagttaggttttttcgaaaaagttagttttggtataagttaggttttttcgaaaaagttagttttggtataagttaggttttttagaaaaagttagttttggtataagttaggttttttagaaaaagttagttttggtaaaagttgggttttttcgaaaaagtaaggttttttagaaaaagttagttttggtataagttaggtttttatgaaaaagttaggttttttcgaaaaagttagttttggtataagttaggttttttcgaaaaagttagttttggtataagttgggttttttcttaaaagttagttttggtataagttaggtttttaagaaaaagttagttttggtataagttaggtttttaagaaaaagttagttttggtataagttaggtttttatgaaaaagttaggttttttcgaaaaagttagttttggtataagttaggttttttcgaaaaagttagttttggtataagttaggtttttaagaaaaagttagttttagtataagttaggttttttagaaaaagttagttttggtataagttaggtttttaagaaaaagttagttttggtataagttaggtttttatgaaaaagttaggttttttagaaaaagttagttttggtataagttaggtttttaagaaaaagttagttttggtatacgttaggttttttcgaaaaagttagttttggtataagttaggtttttatgaaaaagttaggttttttcgaaaaagttagttttggtataagttaggtttttatgaaaaagttagttttggtataagttaggttttttcgaaaaagttagttttggtataagttaggttttttagaaaaagttagttttggtataagttaggtttttaagaaaaagttagttttggtataagttaggttttttcgaaaaagttagttttggtataagttaggtttttatgaaaaagttaggtttttcgaaaaagttagttttggtagaagttaggttttttcgaaaaagtaaggttttttagaaaaagttagttttggtataagttaggttttttcgaaaaagttagttttggtataagttaggttttttcgaaaaagttagttttggtataagttaggtttttatgaaaaagttagttttggtataagttaggttttttcgaaaaagttagttttggtataagttaggtttttaagaaaaagttagttttggtataagttaggtttttatgaaaaagttaggttttttcgaaaaagttagttttggtataagttaggttttttcgaaaaagttagttttggtataagttaggtttttaagaaaaagttagttttggtataagttattttttttcgaaaaagttagttttggtataagttaggtttttaagaaaaagttagttttggtataagttaggttttttcgaaaaagttagttttggtataagttaggtttttatgaaaaagttaggttttttcgaaaaagttagttttggtataagttaggttttttcgaaaaagttagttttggtataagttaggtttttaagaaaaagttagttttggtataagttaggttttttcgataaagttagttttggtataagttaggttttttcgaaaaagttagttttggtataagttaggttttttcgaaaaagttagttttggtataagttaggtttttaagaaaaagttagttttggtataagttaggttttttcgaaaaagttagttttggtataagttaggttttttcgaaaaagttagttttggtataagttaggttttttcgaaaaagttagttttggtataagttaggtttttaagaaaaagttagttttggtataagttattttttttcgaaaaagttagttttggtataagttaggtttttaagaaaaagttagttttggtataagttaggttttttcgaaaaagttagttttggtataagttaggtttttatgaaaaagttaggttttttcgaaaaagttagttttggtataagttaggtgttgaaaatagattcggaattaatttacaagaattattggaaatctttcatgaaatgtttcacggacgaactgaaagggaattagttaattggactaTTCATCTAGGGCAGTAAGTGAACTTTAGGATTAGCAAATGAACTATGTAATaatgaacttgacagacgaatacacagtcacaaacagaacggcgcgcgacgattacggctttctcggtttggtggaaaaaactccgaaaatttacagccagcactccgtgagaatttctcacattaggtttttaagaaaaagttagttttggtataagttaggttttttagaaaaagttagttttggtataagttaggtttttatgaaaaagttaggttttttcgaaaaagttagttttggtataagttaggttttttcgaaaaagttagttttggtataagttaggtttttaagaaaaagttagttttagtataagttaggttttttagaaaaagttagttttggtataagttaggtttttaagaaaaagttagttttggtataagttaggtttttatgaaaaagttaggttttttagaaaaagttagttttggtataagttaggtttttaagaaaaagttagttttggtatacgttaggttttttcgaaaaagttagttttggtataagttaggtttttatgaaaaagttaggttttttcgaaaaagttagttttggtataagttaggtttttatgaaaaagttagttttggtataagttaggttttttcgaaaaagttagttttggtataagttaggttttttagaaaaagttagttttggtataagttaggtttttaagaaaaagttagttttggtataagttaggttttttcgaaaaagttagttttggtataagttaggtttttatgaaaaagttaggtttttcgaaaaagttagttttggtagaagttaggttttttcgaaaaagtaaggttttttagaaaaagttagttttggtataagttaggttttttcgaaaaagttagttttggtataagttaggttttttcgaaaaagttagttttggtataagttaggtttttatgaaaagttagttttggtataagttaggtttttaagaaaaagttagttttggtataagttaggtttttaagaaaaagttagttttggtataagttaggtttttatgaaaaagttaggttttttcgaaaaagttagttttggtataagttaggttttttcgaaaaagttagttttggtataagttaggtttttaagaaaaagttagttttggtataagttattttttttcgaaaaagttagttttggtataagttaggtttttaagaaaaagttagttttggtataagttaggttttttcgaaaaagttagttttggtataagttaggtttttatgaaaaagttaggttttttcgaaaaagttagttttggtataagttaggttttttcgaaaaagttagttttggtataagttaggtttttaagaaaaagttagttttggtataagttaggttttttcgataaagttagttttggtataagttaggttttttcgaaaaagttagttttggtataagttaggttttttcgaaaaagttagttttggtataagttaggtttttaagaaaaagttagttttggtataagttaggttttttcgaaaaagttagttttggtataagttaggttttttcgaaaaagttagttttggtataagttaggttttttcgaaaaagttagttttggtataagttaggtttttaagaaaaagttagttttggtataagttattttttttcgaaaaagttagttttggtataagttaggtttttaagaaaaagttagtttcggtataagttaggttttttcgaaaaagttagttttggtataagttaggtttttatgaaaaagttaggttttttcgaaaaagttagttttggtataagttaggtgttgaaaatagattcggaattaatttacaagaattattggaaatctttcatgaaatgtttcacggacgaactgaaagggaattagttaattggactaTTCATCTAGGGCAGTAAGTGAACTTTAGGATTAGCAAATGAACTATGTAATaatgaacttgacagacgaatacacagtcacaaacagaacggcgcgcgacgattacggctttctcggtttggtggaaaaaactccgaaaatttacagccagcactccgtgagaatttctcacattaggtttttaagaaaaagttagttttggtataagttaggtttttaagaaaaagttagttttggtataagttaggtttttatgaaaaagttaggttttttcgaaaaagttagttttggtataagttaggtgttgaaaatagattcggaattaatttacaagaattattggaaatctttcatgaaatgtttcacggacgaactgaaagggaattagttaattggactaTTCATCTAGGGCAGTAAGTGAACTTTAGGATTAGCAAATGAACTATGTAATaatgaacttgacagacgaatacacagtcacaaacagaacggcgcgcgacgattacggctttctcggtttggtggaaaaaactccgaaaatttacagccagcactccgtgagaatttctcacattaggtttttaagaaaaagttagttttggtataagttaggtttttaagaaaaagttagttttggtataagttaggtttttatgaaaaagttaggttttttcgaaaaagttagttttggtataagttaggttttttcgaaaaagttagttttggtataagttaggtttttaagaaaaagttagttttagtataagttaggttttttagaaaaagttagttttggtataagttaggtttttaagaaaaagttagttttggtataagttaggtttttatgaaaaagttaggttttttcgaaaaagttagttttggtataagttaggtttttaagaaaaagttagttttggtatacgttaggttttttcgaaaaagttagttttggtataagttaggtttttatgaaaaagttaggttttttcgaaaaagttagttttggtataagttaggtttttatgaaaaagttagttttggtataagttaggttttttcgaaaaagttagttttggtataagttaggttttttagaaaaagttagttttggtataagttaggtttttaagaaaaagttagttttggtataagttaggttttttcgaaaaagttagttttggtataagttaggtttttatgaaaaagttaggtttttcgaaaaagttagttttggtagaagttaggttttttcgaaaaagtaaggttttttagaaaaagttagttttggtataagttaggttttttcgaaaaagttagttttggtataagttaggttttttcgaaaaagttagttttggtataagttaggtttttatgaaaaagttagttttggtataagttaggtttttaagaaaaagttagttttggtataagttaggtttttaagaaaaagttagttttggtataagttaggtttttatgaaaaagttaggttttttcgaaaaagttagttttggtataagttaggttttttcgaaaaagttagttttggtataagttaggtttttaagaaaaagttagttttggtataagttattttttttcgaaaaagttagttttggtataagttaggtttttaagaaaaagttagttttggtataagttaggttttttcgaaaaagttagttttggtataagttaggtttttatgaaaaagttaggttttttcgaaaaagttagttttggtataagttaggttttttcgaaaaagttagttttggtataagttaggtttttaagaaaaagttagttttggtataagttaggttttttcgataaagttagttttggtataagttaggttttttcgaaaaagttagttttggtataagttaggttttttcgaaaaagttagttttggtataagttaggtttttaagaaaaagttagttttggtataagttaggttttttcgaaaaagttagttttggtataagttaggttttttcgaaaaagttagttttggtataagttaggttttttcgaaaaagttagttttggtataagttaggtttttaagaaaaagttagttttggtataagttattttttttcgaaaaagttagttttggtataagttaggtttttaagaaaaagttagttttggtataagttaggttttttcgaaaaagttagttttggtataagttaggtttttatgaaaaagttaggttttttcgaaaaagttagttttggtataagttaggtgttgaaaatagattcggaattaatttacaagaattattggaaatctttcatgaaatgtttcacggacgaactgaaagggaattagttaattggactaTTCATCTAGGGCAGTAAGTGAACTTTAGGATTAGCAAATGAACTATGTAATaatgaacttgacagacgaatacacagtcacaaacagaacggcgcgcgacgattacggctttctcggtttggtggaaaaaactccgaaaatttacagccagcactccgtgagaatttctcacatttttggtccttcgaaccggattgtGAATtcaaggaatttttttttctttcaaagctCTGCAACAAGAGCTCGGTCGGTTTCACGCTCTGCAACAAGGGCAAGGTGTACAATTCTTCGTCGCGTCATTTCACGCCATCGCGTTTCGCTCCGCATCAAGGGCAACGGCCAACGATTTCAGCGCCATCGTTATTTGAATTTTCGCGCCAAACTTAAAcgttttctttcgtgtttAATTTCGTCCTGTGAGTGTTTTCATATCGTGCAAAATCATGGACAAGAAGATAAAGGCCGCTCAACTAAAAAGAAGGATCGCGGTGGAAAATATAAGTGCTCTCGAACGGTACCAAGTGCAATTTTCTGGGGATGACGCCAAGCAAATTCCGGAGGCGTTAGAGGACTTGGAACGACATAAGGAAGGGTTCTTCGCCGCGGTATCGAAACTGGAAGAGCTCGATGACAGTAATGAAGCGATTGAAGCTTGCATCATGGACAGGATCAACATCGAGGAGCGGTGTAGGAAGCTAAAATCCTTCCTACGGGACAATCTCCGACGGGAAGAGGGTACGCTAAACGACACATCGGGTTTGGCTTCTTCAACGCTTGCGTTTGGTCGGCCAAACGCACCACATCTACGTCTTCCAAAGATCGAGTTGCCATCATTCGATGGCGACCAAACGAAATGGCTGTCGTTTCGTGACCGATTCATCGCGATGATCGACGCTTCACCGGAGCTTCCTTCGATTGCGAAGCTGGAATATTTGCTGTCAGCATTAAAAGGGGAAGCGGGGCTTCCTTTCGAACACACGCCGTTGACAGCGGACAACTACTCGGTGACGTGGGCAGCTCTTCTAAAAAGGTACGATAATCCACGTACACTAATCCGTGAGTATTATCGGAAGCTACATTCCTTCCCGCCCGTACGCGCGGACTGTGTGGATGAGTTAGTGCATTTGGTGGATGAATTCATTCGTCATGTGAATGGGTTACTAAAGCTCAACGAGCCCATCGATCATTGGGATACACCGTTGACAAATTTGCTGGTTATGAAGCTAGATCACGCTACTGTTTTAGCATGGGAAAAGCATTCGGTCCATGCCAAGAAGGACAAATACAAGGAGCTCATCGATTTTGTACAAGATCGAATACAAATATTGAAGGCGACTCGGAGTACTACTTGTGAAGATGACACTAGTACCACTAAGGTGGCTGGTACGCAGCGTTATCCAAGTTCGCGGAAGACAATTGTTCACTCAGCCGTAGCACAACCAGTGTCAAGTAGGATGATTGTATCACCACCACCGAAGTGTCCCTTGGAGTGTACGGAGAACCATTTCTTACGAAACTGTCCGGTGTTTGGCAGTAAGGATGTGCAGCAACGTCGGGAAGTGGTTACATCGAAACACTTATGTTGGAATTGTCTCGGAGATTCCCATCAAGTGAAATCCTGCAAGTCGGAGCATGCTTGTCGCTCGTGTCATCAGCGACACCATACACTCTTGCATGTTCCTACCACTACAACGATCACGATGGCAGCTCACGACGATCGCAGTTCGGTGATCCTGGAAACGGCTGTCCTATTCATCGTGGGTGACGACGGAAAGAAACATGAGGCAAGGGCGCTCCTTGATTCAGGCTCCAtgtcgaattttatttccgaatCACTTTCTCGGAAGCTTACGGCTActcgaaacaaaatcaacgtgGCAGTCACGGGCATCGGAAAAACGGCACAGTCGGCGAGAGGGTCGATCGTCGCAACTGTGGCATCGAGGAATCAATCGTATTCTAATCATCTGGAATTCCTCGTTCTGGAGTCACTATTTGCGCATACTCCAATTACACCCATCGATACTTCATCGTGGAGTATGCCCGATCTGCAGCTGGCAGATCCCTCATTTAATGTTCCGGGCAACATAGACATCGTAATCGGCGGAGACACGTTCTGGGAGATTCATTCAGGACGAAAACGATCTATGGGCACGGGCAAACCTTGGCTCGTGGAAACATCATTCGGCTGGAGCGTGACAGGGAATGCATCAAACGGTACACCTCTTCAACCATGTCATCGTTCGGGCTACGGAAGTCCACCTacggaagagaaaacaaatcagaagGGTTCCATTGTTTATAATAAAGTTCCTGGAAGGTATGTTGCACATTTACCTCACTACCATAATTTTAGCATCGTTTTAGGGGCATCAAAGTCAAGGTCAGACCGATGTATTTCTCGGGCCGAACGTCATTCCAAACGCTGGAAGTATAGCCCTCGTGACAATTCGGTAAACTATCATGCAAACGTGTCACATCGTTGGAAACCAAACTATCATTCGGATCATAAACGCTGGTTTCAT from Anopheles funestus unplaced genomic scaffold, idAnoFuneDA-416_04 scaffold_203_ctg1, whole genome shotgun sequence includes the following:
- the LOC125774341 gene encoding uncharacterized protein LOC125774341, coding for MDKKIKAAQLKRRIAVENISALERYQVQFSGDDAKQIPEALEDLERHKEGFFAAVSKLEELDDSNEAIEACIMDRINIEERCRKLKSFLRDNLRREEGTLNDTSGLASSTLAFGRPNAPHLRLPKIELPSFDGDQTKWLSFRDRFIAMIDASPELPSIAKLEYLLSALKGEAGLPFEHTPLTADNYSVTWAALLKRYDNPRTLIREYYRKLHSFPPVRADCVDELVHLVDEFIRHVNGLLKLNEPIDHWDTPLTNLLVMKLDHATVLAWEKHSVHAKKDKYKELIDFVQDRIQILKATRSTTCEDDTSTTKVAGTQRYPSSRKTIVHSAVAQPVSSRMIVSPPPKCPLECTENHFLRNCPVFGSKDVQQRREVVTSKHLCWNCLGDSHQVKSCKSEHACRSCHQRHHTLLHVPTTTTITMAAHDDRSSVILETAVLFIVGDDGKKHEARALLDSGSMSNFISESLSRKLTATRNKINVAVTGIGKTAQSARGSIVATVASRNQSYSNHLEFLVLESLFAHTPITPIDTSSWSMPDLQLADPSFNVPGNIDIVIGGDTFWEIHSGRKRSMGTGKPWLVETSFGWSVTGNASNGTPLQPCHRSGYGSPPTEEKTNQKGSIVYNKVPGSIAFVYNKRTFVAMFSVV